One Anser cygnoides isolate HZ-2024a breed goose chromosome 6, Taihu_goose_T2T_genome, whole genome shotgun sequence genomic region harbors:
- the LOC106029916 gene encoding protein mono-ADP-ribosyltransferase PARP14-like isoform X1, producing the protein MAAPARPVPTSGLAPMGDGGGSAACREMFGTRPEGKRKRKAEGTAGPRDGTGRGRGAAMSGPRAAAFPLLVRGDWGAGEPPAALRKKLLLYFQSHKRSGGGECELRDGPGHLLVCFARPDVKQRVLERQTHELDLGIQGKLKLIVTELETAVATKEEAFEEKLVHTEAPDAMSNLQRKDAEALQKTESSPPDSDLQERSHSVESIAEKSAEMSPSVVLENVQGCNAKYISMLLENISGLGVDDEFIVEMIPELNVAVATFLKSIDTQEFVNKCEQNKRFKKFNMTARLLEVTCSIKAENIPDNISTDYITVYFESARNGGGPVSDIQLLPEESSAIITFCDHKDLKTVLEKQHLLEQTPISVHPYYHSLGTALYGEERPIIKMPDPVVVPLDPYVWQFLQRQDRLIQDINQEMAICHCCIKWPQTDCVNPEITLCPSSSMSEQKKLMVKLVKTWKQDASTEFSRIMSHYTAIKCKVNSADWKDVKNRLVEGSALITTDISEETVVIAGTRAAVDSAEKEVRKCMEKAMKESERKKQSIEISVSVIPGKYALLRNAGLEENIHKEYPHLKIFYDDTIKTVQLCGLPAEVYKIKADLLERVLNMPRTSINIDHYVFLYLQRENNKTMSETLFTVKNINAFYELEDDTVVLYGDSPKDLLEAEKQIKTGLAYKSIDVEDSAVIKKKEWSRQLAFLHKKYNSSQETVVIDEHVGKESRVVITGFSKTVEKVYQNLYDFIDRNTHVEKVIPAKSVAVLQFVEKEKSGVYQELGKKGVTVHFHTETLCISLSGPKGEVLKAVTLLEKILSSLYWKDVPIDKPGAKEFFTERKDSFVLEAKQKFNCLISLKEKEHQQQSEKVDDKEERKLHYKQTLPDGVEIAVYKGNLCNYPADVVVSASNEDLKHIGGLAEALLQAAGPELQMEYDELVRMNEGLQPGRAVITSAGKLPCKNIIHAVVCRWRKDEAEKCMHLLKEAVKKSLELAETHNHRSIAFPSVSGGIFGFPLQISANSIVSSIKETLEESRGKSSLKEIHLVDITEDKVRVLSEIVKNIFTPKSFSLFLLPTQSTSPRLQEGQKKRKEALQEARDDEQVVTTNEGLLIRVEKKNIKDATTDVVVNSVGTDLQFGVGPLCKALLEKAGPELHAEFDKKKQGHIYGQVNVLCTGGCALACKFVLHAVLPGWDRGKGQSLKILEDVVNYCLRKTEELGLNSIAFPAIGTGGFGFPKTVVSKIMFNEVFKFSSSHTLKTLQEVHFVLHPNDTDNIQAFTRELEHRVTENCSNAAPQPNFISSVSTEVLGVYEMQIGPIMLQVNSGDITKEATEVIVNISNPTFDATSGVFKAIMDAAGSQVKEECAQYAGQVQNGFITTNSGKLSCSKIIHLIHNINVKNQVSKVLNECELRMYTSVAFPAIGTGQAGQSPAKVADEMLDAIVEFASKRTVQHLKEVKIVIFQTNMLKDFYESMKKREDSNSSTPESLISLLKSFFWGRKTSAEKKKPLVLEKKVDIVTFQICGESQEDVNATESWIIKLILKEQFENCISDELIESFNEKQVEALTDLQRRKHVTIQLEKNCSPPCIKISGLSRDVFEVSVEIQKMIKKIKDTQEEQSKSELVYNLVEWRYQRNDKFVAFDKLTNMQLEDAKIAKKTHFTVRIIKKNYVVDLNTLQASDDQGSTISIQRVPKNEDMQSIELPAKWEDMQDERVKLITLKPSCQEYVEVQNRFQNTCHNLVIEKIERIQNPFLWQTYQIKKKSLCSKNKNEDNEKLLFHGTAASSLSTINYNGFNRGFAGLNAASIGNGTYFAVDASYSAQDTYSRPDTNGRKYMYQARVLTGEYCVGSGGLIIPPPKSSADPTNLYDSVVDNINSPKMFVIFNDIQAYPEYLITFRR; encoded by the exons ATGGCGGCCCCCGCCCGGCCGGTGCCCACCTCAGGCCTCGCCCCGATGGGCGACGGCGGCGGCTCCGCTGCGTGCCGGGAAATGTTCGGGACCCGCCCCGAGGGGAAACGAAAGCGAAAGGCGGAGGGGACGGCGGGGCcgagggacgggacgggacggggccgcggggcggccATGTCGGGGCCGCGGGCGGCCGCCTTCCCGCTGCTGGTGCGCGGCGACTGGGGCGCGGGCGAGCCGCCGGCCGCCCTGCGCAAGAAGCTGCTCCTCTACTTCCAGAGCCACAAGCGCTCGGGCGGCGGCGAGTGCGAGCTGCGGGATGGGCCCGGCCACCTCCTCGTCTGCTTCGCCCGCCCCGACG TGAAGCAACGTGTTCTTGAGAGACAGACTCATGAGCTGGATTTGGGAATACAAGGAAAATTGAAGTTGATCGTCACGGAGCTTGAAACAGCAGTAGCTACCAAAGAGgaagcatttgaagaaaaattagtTCACACAGAG gctCCGGATGCCATGAGCAACCttcaaagaaaag aTGCAGAAGCCTTGCAGAAGACGGAGAGTTCTCCTCCAGACAGTGACCTTCAGGAGAGATCTCACTCTGTGGAGAGCATTGCAGAAAAGTCTGCAGAGATGTCGCCTTCAGTGGTGCTTGAAAATGTACAAGGATGCAATGCAAAATACATAAGTATGCTGTTGGAGAACATCAGCGGCTTAGGTGTAGATGATGAGTTCATTGTGGAAATGATACCTGAATTAAATGTTGCTGTAGCTACTTTTCTAAAAAGTATTG ATACTCAAGAATTTGTCAACAAATGTGAACAGAACAAAAGATTCAAAAAATTCAACATGACTGCCAGGCTTCTTGAAGTGACCTGCAGCATCAAGGCTGAAAACATACCAGATAACATTTCCACAGACTATATCACAGTTTATTTCGAGAGTGCACGAAACGGAGGTGGGCCCGTGTCAGACATCCAGCTCCTCCCTGAGGAGAGCTCAGCTATCATTACTTTCTGTGATCACAAAG ATCTAAAGACTGTtttggaaaagcagcatttactTGAACAGACTCCAATTTCTGTGCATCCATATTACCACTCCCTGGGAACAGCTCTATATGGAGAAGAAAGACCAATTATCAAGATGCCAGACCCTGTTGTGGTACCACTAGATCCCTATGTCTGGCAATTTTTACAAAGGCAAGACAGACTGATACAAGACATAAACCAGGAAATGGCAATTTGCCATTGTTGTATAAAATGGCCACAGACAGATTGCGTGAACCCGGAAATTACGTTGTGTCCATCATCATCTATGTCTGAGCAGAAGAAGCTAATGGTTAAGTTGGTTAAGACATGGAAGCAAGATGCTTCCACTGAGTTCTCACGTATCATGTCACATTACACAGCTATAAAGTGTAAAGTAAATTCAGCGGACTGGAAAGATGTGAAAAACAGACTGGTGGAAGGCAGTGCTTTGATCACAACTGATATTTCTGAGGAGACGGTGGTGATAgcaggcaccagagcagcagTGGACAGTGCAGagaaagaagtgagaaaatgcATGGAAAAAGCCATGAaggaaagtgaaaggaaaaaacaaagtataGAAATTTCTGTGTCGGTGATCCCAGGGAAATACGCGCTTTTGCGCAATGCTGGGCTAGAAGAGAATATTCACAAAGAATATCCGCACTTAAAGATCTTCTATGATGACACAATAAAAACAGTTCAGTTGTGTGGATTACCTGCAGAAGTATATAAAATCAAAGCTGACTTACTGGAAAGGGTGCTGAATATGCCACGCACATCAATTAACATTGACCACTATGTCTTCCTATACCTACAGcgtgaaaataataaaacaatgtcAGAGACATTAtttactgtgaaaaatattaatgcCTTTTATGAGCTTGAGGATGATACTGTGGTGCTATATGGAGATTCTCCTAAAGATCttttagaagcagaaaagcaaataaagacaGGCTTAGCATATAAAAGCATTGACGTGGAAGACTCTGCAGTCATTAAAAAGAAGGAGTGGAGTCGTCAGCTTGCCTTCTTGCATAAGAAGTACAATTCTTCCCAGGAAACTGTAGTCATTGATGAACATGTTGGAAAAGAAAGTAGAGTGGTTATTACTGGCTTTTCTAAGACTGTAGAAAAAGTCTATCAGAATCTTTATGATTTTATAGATAGAAACACACACGTGGAAAAAGTAATCCCAGCTAAGTCAGTGGCAGTACTGCAGTttgtagagaaggaaaaatctgGTGTTTATcaagaactgggaaaaaaaggtgtGACAGTGCACTTTCACACCGAGACACTGTGTATTTCCCTGAGCGGACCAAAAGGAGAAGTGCTGAAAGCAGTCACCCTACTTGAAAAAATTCTCTCATCCCTTTACTGGAAAGATGTGCCGATTGATAAACCAGGAGCCAAAgagttcttcactgagaggaaAGATTCATTTGTTTTAGAGGCAAAGCAGAAATTTAACTGTTTGAttagtctgaaagaaaaagaacatcaGCAACAGAGTGAGAAAGTTGATGATAAAGAGGAGAGAAAGCTCCACTACAAGCAAACCCTGCCAGATGGAGTTGAAATAGCAGTGTATAAAGGTAACTTGTGCAATTACCCAGCTGATGTTGTGGTGAGCGCATCAAACGAAGACTTGAAACACATCGGTGGCCTTGCCGAGGCGCTGCTACAAGCGGCAGGTCCAGAGCTGCAAATGGAGTATGATGAGCTGGTGAGGATGAATGAGGGATTGCAGCCTGGGCGTGCAGTTATCACAAGTGCTGGGAAACTCCCCTGCAAAAACATCATTCATGCTGTTGTGTGCAGGTGGAGGAAGGATGAAGCAGAAAAGTGCATGCATTTGTTGAAAGAAGCAGTTAAAAAGAGCCTAGAACTAGCTGAAACACATAATCATCGTTCTATAGCTTTCCCTTCTGTAAGTGGAGGGATCTTTGGCTTCCCACTGCAGATATCTGCAAATTCAATTGTGTCATCCATCAAGGAAACCTTGGAAGAATCCAGGGGGAAAAGCAGCTTGAAGGAGATTCATCTTGTGGATATCACAGAGGATAAGGTACGGGTTCTGAGTGAGATTgtaaaaaacatatttacacCTAAGTCATTCTCCCTGTTCCTGCTGCCAACACAGTCTACAAGTCCTAGACTGCAGGAAGgccagaagaagagaaaagaggctCTTCAGGAGGCTAGAGACGATGAGCAGGTGGTTACAACAAATGAAGGACTGCTCATCAGAGTGGAGAAGAAGAACATTAAGGATGCCACG ACGGATGTTGTTGTCAACAGCGTTGGCACAGATCTGCAGTTTGGTGTAGGGCCTCTTTGCAAAGCCTTGCTGGAAAAGGCTGGACCAGAACTCCATGCAGAGtttgacaagaaaaaacaaggaCATATATATGGGCAAGTGAATGTGCTCTGTACCGGTGGATGTGCTCTGGCTTGCAAGTTCGTGCTTCATGCTGTACTTCCTGGGTGGGACAGAGGAAAAGGACAGTCCCTGAAg ATCCTAGAAGACGTAGTCAATTACTGCTTGAGGAAAACTGAAGAACTTGGACTGAATTCAATTGCTTTCCCAGCTATTGGAACTGGAGGATTTGGATTTCCTAAAACTGTTGTTTCTAAGATAATGTTTAATGAGGTATTCAAGTTCAGTAGCAGTCACACTCTGAAGACTCTGCAGGAAGTTCATTTTGTCTTGCACCCAAATGATACGGATAACATTCAG gCTTTTACCAGAGAACTAGAACATAGGGTAACTGAGAATTGCAGTAATGCAGCACCACAGCCAA ATTTCATTAGTTCTGTTTCAACTGAAGTATTGGGAGTTTATGAAATGCAGATTGGTCCCATTATGCTCCAAGTAAATAGTGGAGATATTACGAAGGAGGCTACAGAGGTTATTGTAAATATATCAAATCCAACATTTGATGCCACATCAG GGGTTTTCAAAGCAATTATGGATGCTGCTGGTTCCCAGGTGAAAGAAGAATGTGCTCAGTATG CTGGGCAGGTTCAAAATGGTTTTATTACTACAAATTCTGGCAAACTGTCGTGCAGTAAAATCATCCACTTGATTCACAATATCAATGTGAAGAATCAGGTCTCCAAAGTGCTTAATGAGTGTGAGCTAAGGATGTACACATCTGTTGCCTTCCCAGCAATTGGAACAG gtCAGGCAGGACAGAGTCCAGCCAAGGTAGCTGATGAGATGTTGGATGCTATAGTGGAATTTGCAAGCAAAAGAACGGTACAGCATTTGAAAGAAGTTAAAATAGTCATCTTCCAGACAAATATGCTCAAGGACTTTTAtgaaagcatgaagaaaagagaagattcAAATTCATCCACACCAGAATCATTGATCTCTTTGTTAAAAT CATTTTTCTGGGGCAGAAAAACATCCGCTGAGAAGAAAAAGCCCTTGGTTTTGGAGAAGAAAGTTGATATCGTTACATTTCAAATTTGTGGAGAAAGCCAAGAAGATGTGAATGCAACTGAGTCTTggataataaaattaattttaaaggagcagtttgaaaactgtatttcagaTGAGCTAATCGAAAGTTTTAATGAGAAACAAGTTGAGGCTTTGACAgatctccagagaagaaaacatgttACCATTCAGCTTGAGAAGAACTGTTCTCCCCCTTGCATTAAAATTTCTGGTCTTAGCAGGGATGTCTTTGAGGTTTCTGtggaaattcagaaaatgatcaaaaaaataaaggatacTCAAGAAGAACAGTCCAAGTCAGAACTTGTTTATAACCTAGTAGAATGGAGGTATCAAAGAAACGATAAATTTGTTGCTTTTGATAAACTGACAAATATGCAGCTGGAGGATGCCAAAATAgctaaaaaaacacattttactgTCAGAATTATCAAGAAGAACTATGTGGTGGATCTGAATACTCTACAGGCTAGTGATGACCAAGGAAGTACTATAAGCATTCAACGAGTGCCAAAGAATGAAG ATATGCAGTCAATAGAGCTCCCCGCAAAGTGGGAAGACATGCAAGATGAACGAGTCAAACTCATTACCCTCAAGCCATCGTGTCAGGAATATGTGGAAGTTCAGAACAGGTTTCAGAATACCTGTCACAACCTTGTCATAGAGAAG ATTGAAAGAATACAAAATCCCTTCCTCTGGCAGACCTaccaaatcaaaaaaaaatctctgtgttcgaagaacaaaaatgaagataatgaGAAGTTGCTGTTTCATGGGACAGCTGCATCCTCATTGAGCACAATCAACTACAATGGATTTAATCGTGGTTTTGCTGGATTGAATG CTGCAAGCATTGGGAATGGAACCTACTTTGCTGTTGATGCAAGTTACTCTGCTCAGGATACTTATTCAAGACCAGATACGAATGGCAGAAAATACATGTACCAGGCTCGGGTCCTCACTGGAGAATATTGTGTTGGGAGCGGAGGACTAATCATTCCACCACCAAAAAGTTCAGCAGATCCTACCAACCTCTATGACAGCGTGGTTGATAACATCAATTCACCAAAGATGTTTGTCATATTTAATGACATTCAGGCATATCCAGAATACCTTATTACTTTCAGGagataa
- the LOC106029916 gene encoding protein mono-ADP-ribosyltransferase PARP14-like isoform X2: protein MLWLWYQLLLYVRVTNKTAQPAGLGLLACPPAPAPSLWISPSCLGPAPTASRDPRGDRGAKMSAPTAGAGAEDAAGPGLVLDAEALQKTESSPPDSDLQERSHSVESIAEKSAEMSPSVVLENVQGCNAKYISMLLENISGLGVDDEFIVEMIPELNVAVATFLKSIDTQEFVNKCEQNKRFKKFNMTARLLEVTCSIKAENIPDNISTDYITVYFESARNGGGPVSDIQLLPEESSAIITFCDHKDLKTVLEKQHLLEQTPISVHPYYHSLGTALYGEERPIIKMPDPVVVPLDPYVWQFLQRQDRLIQDINQEMAICHCCIKWPQTDCVNPEITLCPSSSMSEQKKLMVKLVKTWKQDASTEFSRIMSHYTAIKCKVNSADWKDVKNRLVEGSALITTDISEETVVIAGTRAAVDSAEKEVRKCMEKAMKESERKKQSIEISVSVIPGKYALLRNAGLEENIHKEYPHLKIFYDDTIKTVQLCGLPAEVYKIKADLLERVLNMPRTSINIDHYVFLYLQRENNKTMSETLFTVKNINAFYELEDDTVVLYGDSPKDLLEAEKQIKTGLAYKSIDVEDSAVIKKKEWSRQLAFLHKKYNSSQETVVIDEHVGKESRVVITGFSKTVEKVYQNLYDFIDRNTHVEKVIPAKSVAVLQFVEKEKSGVYQELGKKGVTVHFHTETLCISLSGPKGEVLKAVTLLEKILSSLYWKDVPIDKPGAKEFFTERKDSFVLEAKQKFNCLISLKEKEHQQQSEKVDDKEERKLHYKQTLPDGVEIAVYKGNLCNYPADVVVSASNEDLKHIGGLAEALLQAAGPELQMEYDELVRMNEGLQPGRAVITSAGKLPCKNIIHAVVCRWRKDEAEKCMHLLKEAVKKSLELAETHNHRSIAFPSVSGGIFGFPLQISANSIVSSIKETLEESRGKSSLKEIHLVDITEDKVRVLSEIVKNIFTPKSFSLFLLPTQSTSPRLQEGQKKRKEALQEARDDEQVVTTNEGLLIRVEKKNIKDATTDVVVNSVGTDLQFGVGPLCKALLEKAGPELHAEFDKKKQGHIYGQVNVLCTGGCALACKFVLHAVLPGWDRGKGQSLKILEDVVNYCLRKTEELGLNSIAFPAIGTGGFGFPKTVVSKIMFNEVFKFSSSHTLKTLQEVHFVLHPNDTDNIQAFTRELEHRVTENCSNAAPQPNFISSVSTEVLGVYEMQIGPIMLQVNSGDITKEATEVIVNISNPTFDATSGVFKAIMDAAGSQVKEECAQYAGQVQNGFITTNSGKLSCSKIIHLIHNINVKNQVSKVLNECELRMYTSVAFPAIGTGQAGQSPAKVADEMLDAIVEFASKRTVQHLKEVKIVIFQTNMLKDFYESMKKREDSNSSTPESLISLLKSFFWGRKTSAEKKKPLVLEKKVDIVTFQICGESQEDVNATESWIIKLILKEQFENCISDELIESFNEKQVEALTDLQRRKHVTIQLEKNCSPPCIKISGLSRDVFEVSVEIQKMIKKIKDTQEEQSKSELVYNLVEWRYQRNDKFVAFDKLTNMQLEDAKIAKKTHFTVRIIKKNYVVDLNTLQASDDQGSTISIQRVPKNEDMQSIELPAKWEDMQDERVKLITLKPSCQEYVEVQNRFQNTCHNLVIEKIERIQNPFLWQTYQIKKKSLCSKNKNEDNEKLLFHGTAASSLSTINYNGFNRGFAGLNAASIGNGTYFAVDASYSAQDTYSRPDTNGRKYMYQARVLTGEYCVGSGGLIIPPPKSSADPTNLYDSVVDNINSPKMFVIFNDIQAYPEYLITFRR from the exons ATGTTGTGGCTGTGGTATCAGTTGTTGCTGTACGTCAGGGTCACTAATAAAACCGCCCAGCCAGCAGGGCTCGGCCTCTTGGCGTGTccgccagctccagccccatcACTCTGGATTTCTCCCTCttgcctggggcctgctcccaCTGCCAGCAGAGACCCCCGAGGGGACCGCGGGGCGAAGATGTCTGCCCCCACAGCGGGTGCAGGGGCAGAAGACGCTGCGGGGCCGGGACTGGTGCTGG aTGCAGAAGCCTTGCAGAAGACGGAGAGTTCTCCTCCAGACAGTGACCTTCAGGAGAGATCTCACTCTGTGGAGAGCATTGCAGAAAAGTCTGCAGAGATGTCGCCTTCAGTGGTGCTTGAAAATGTACAAGGATGCAATGCAAAATACATAAGTATGCTGTTGGAGAACATCAGCGGCTTAGGTGTAGATGATGAGTTCATTGTGGAAATGATACCTGAATTAAATGTTGCTGTAGCTACTTTTCTAAAAAGTATTG ATACTCAAGAATTTGTCAACAAATGTGAACAGAACAAAAGATTCAAAAAATTCAACATGACTGCCAGGCTTCTTGAAGTGACCTGCAGCATCAAGGCTGAAAACATACCAGATAACATTTCCACAGACTATATCACAGTTTATTTCGAGAGTGCACGAAACGGAGGTGGGCCCGTGTCAGACATCCAGCTCCTCCCTGAGGAGAGCTCAGCTATCATTACTTTCTGTGATCACAAAG ATCTAAAGACTGTtttggaaaagcagcatttactTGAACAGACTCCAATTTCTGTGCATCCATATTACCACTCCCTGGGAACAGCTCTATATGGAGAAGAAAGACCAATTATCAAGATGCCAGACCCTGTTGTGGTACCACTAGATCCCTATGTCTGGCAATTTTTACAAAGGCAAGACAGACTGATACAAGACATAAACCAGGAAATGGCAATTTGCCATTGTTGTATAAAATGGCCACAGACAGATTGCGTGAACCCGGAAATTACGTTGTGTCCATCATCATCTATGTCTGAGCAGAAGAAGCTAATGGTTAAGTTGGTTAAGACATGGAAGCAAGATGCTTCCACTGAGTTCTCACGTATCATGTCACATTACACAGCTATAAAGTGTAAAGTAAATTCAGCGGACTGGAAAGATGTGAAAAACAGACTGGTGGAAGGCAGTGCTTTGATCACAACTGATATTTCTGAGGAGACGGTGGTGATAgcaggcaccagagcagcagTGGACAGTGCAGagaaagaagtgagaaaatgcATGGAAAAAGCCATGAaggaaagtgaaaggaaaaaacaaagtataGAAATTTCTGTGTCGGTGATCCCAGGGAAATACGCGCTTTTGCGCAATGCTGGGCTAGAAGAGAATATTCACAAAGAATATCCGCACTTAAAGATCTTCTATGATGACACAATAAAAACAGTTCAGTTGTGTGGATTACCTGCAGAAGTATATAAAATCAAAGCTGACTTACTGGAAAGGGTGCTGAATATGCCACGCACATCAATTAACATTGACCACTATGTCTTCCTATACCTACAGcgtgaaaataataaaacaatgtcAGAGACATTAtttactgtgaaaaatattaatgcCTTTTATGAGCTTGAGGATGATACTGTGGTGCTATATGGAGATTCTCCTAAAGATCttttagaagcagaaaagcaaataaagacaGGCTTAGCATATAAAAGCATTGACGTGGAAGACTCTGCAGTCATTAAAAAGAAGGAGTGGAGTCGTCAGCTTGCCTTCTTGCATAAGAAGTACAATTCTTCCCAGGAAACTGTAGTCATTGATGAACATGTTGGAAAAGAAAGTAGAGTGGTTATTACTGGCTTTTCTAAGACTGTAGAAAAAGTCTATCAGAATCTTTATGATTTTATAGATAGAAACACACACGTGGAAAAAGTAATCCCAGCTAAGTCAGTGGCAGTACTGCAGTttgtagagaaggaaaaatctgGTGTTTATcaagaactgggaaaaaaaggtgtGACAGTGCACTTTCACACCGAGACACTGTGTATTTCCCTGAGCGGACCAAAAGGAGAAGTGCTGAAAGCAGTCACCCTACTTGAAAAAATTCTCTCATCCCTTTACTGGAAAGATGTGCCGATTGATAAACCAGGAGCCAAAgagttcttcactgagaggaaAGATTCATTTGTTTTAGAGGCAAAGCAGAAATTTAACTGTTTGAttagtctgaaagaaaaagaacatcaGCAACAGAGTGAGAAAGTTGATGATAAAGAGGAGAGAAAGCTCCACTACAAGCAAACCCTGCCAGATGGAGTTGAAATAGCAGTGTATAAAGGTAACTTGTGCAATTACCCAGCTGATGTTGTGGTGAGCGCATCAAACGAAGACTTGAAACACATCGGTGGCCTTGCCGAGGCGCTGCTACAAGCGGCAGGTCCAGAGCTGCAAATGGAGTATGATGAGCTGGTGAGGATGAATGAGGGATTGCAGCCTGGGCGTGCAGTTATCACAAGTGCTGGGAAACTCCCCTGCAAAAACATCATTCATGCTGTTGTGTGCAGGTGGAGGAAGGATGAAGCAGAAAAGTGCATGCATTTGTTGAAAGAAGCAGTTAAAAAGAGCCTAGAACTAGCTGAAACACATAATCATCGTTCTATAGCTTTCCCTTCTGTAAGTGGAGGGATCTTTGGCTTCCCACTGCAGATATCTGCAAATTCAATTGTGTCATCCATCAAGGAAACCTTGGAAGAATCCAGGGGGAAAAGCAGCTTGAAGGAGATTCATCTTGTGGATATCACAGAGGATAAGGTACGGGTTCTGAGTGAGATTgtaaaaaacatatttacacCTAAGTCATTCTCCCTGTTCCTGCTGCCAACACAGTCTACAAGTCCTAGACTGCAGGAAGgccagaagaagagaaaagaggctCTTCAGGAGGCTAGAGACGATGAGCAGGTGGTTACAACAAATGAAGGACTGCTCATCAGAGTGGAGAAGAAGAACATTAAGGATGCCACG ACGGATGTTGTTGTCAACAGCGTTGGCACAGATCTGCAGTTTGGTGTAGGGCCTCTTTGCAAAGCCTTGCTGGAAAAGGCTGGACCAGAACTCCATGCAGAGtttgacaagaaaaaacaaggaCATATATATGGGCAAGTGAATGTGCTCTGTACCGGTGGATGTGCTCTGGCTTGCAAGTTCGTGCTTCATGCTGTACTTCCTGGGTGGGACAGAGGAAAAGGACAGTCCCTGAAg ATCCTAGAAGACGTAGTCAATTACTGCTTGAGGAAAACTGAAGAACTTGGACTGAATTCAATTGCTTTCCCAGCTATTGGAACTGGAGGATTTGGATTTCCTAAAACTGTTGTTTCTAAGATAATGTTTAATGAGGTATTCAAGTTCAGTAGCAGTCACACTCTGAAGACTCTGCAGGAAGTTCATTTTGTCTTGCACCCAAATGATACGGATAACATTCAG gCTTTTACCAGAGAACTAGAACATAGGGTAACTGAGAATTGCAGTAATGCAGCACCACAGCCAA ATTTCATTAGTTCTGTTTCAACTGAAGTATTGGGAGTTTATGAAATGCAGATTGGTCCCATTATGCTCCAAGTAAATAGTGGAGATATTACGAAGGAGGCTACAGAGGTTATTGTAAATATATCAAATCCAACATTTGATGCCACATCAG GGGTTTTCAAAGCAATTATGGATGCTGCTGGTTCCCAGGTGAAAGAAGAATGTGCTCAGTATG CTGGGCAGGTTCAAAATGGTTTTATTACTACAAATTCTGGCAAACTGTCGTGCAGTAAAATCATCCACTTGATTCACAATATCAATGTGAAGAATCAGGTCTCCAAAGTGCTTAATGAGTGTGAGCTAAGGATGTACACATCTGTTGCCTTCCCAGCAATTGGAACAG gtCAGGCAGGACAGAGTCCAGCCAAGGTAGCTGATGAGATGTTGGATGCTATAGTGGAATTTGCAAGCAAAAGAACGGTACAGCATTTGAAAGAAGTTAAAATAGTCATCTTCCAGACAAATATGCTCAAGGACTTTTAtgaaagcatgaagaaaagagaagattcAAATTCATCCACACCAGAATCATTGATCTCTTTGTTAAAAT CATTTTTCTGGGGCAGAAAAACATCCGCTGAGAAGAAAAAGCCCTTGGTTTTGGAGAAGAAAGTTGATATCGTTACATTTCAAATTTGTGGAGAAAGCCAAGAAGATGTGAATGCAACTGAGTCTTggataataaaattaattttaaaggagcagtttgaaaactgtatttcagaTGAGCTAATCGAAAGTTTTAATGAGAAACAAGTTGAGGCTTTGACAgatctccagagaagaaaacatgttACCATTCAGCTTGAGAAGAACTGTTCTCCCCCTTGCATTAAAATTTCTGGTCTTAGCAGGGATGTCTTTGAGGTTTCTGtggaaattcagaaaatgatcaaaaaaataaaggatacTCAAGAAGAACAGTCCAAGTCAGAACTTGTTTATAACCTAGTAGAATGGAGGTATCAAAGAAACGATAAATTTGTTGCTTTTGATAAACTGACAAATATGCAGCTGGAGGATGCCAAAATAgctaaaaaaacacattttactgTCAGAATTATCAAGAAGAACTATGTGGTGGATCTGAATACTCTACAGGCTAGTGATGACCAAGGAAGTACTATAAGCATTCAACGAGTGCCAAAGAATGAAG ATATGCAGTCAATAGAGCTCCCCGCAAAGTGGGAAGACATGCAAGATGAACGAGTCAAACTCATTACCCTCAAGCCATCGTGTCAGGAATATGTGGAAGTTCAGAACAGGTTTCAGAATACCTGTCACAACCTTGTCATAGAGAAG ATTGAAAGAATACAAAATCCCTTCCTCTGGCAGACCTaccaaatcaaaaaaaaatctctgtgttcgaagaacaaaaatgaagataatgaGAAGTTGCTGTTTCATGGGACAGCTGCATCCTCATTGAGCACAATCAACTACAATGGATTTAATCGTGGTTTTGCTGGATTGAATG CTGCAAGCATTGGGAATGGAACCTACTTTGCTGTTGATGCAAGTTACTCTGCTCAGGATACTTATTCAAGACCAGATACGAATGGCAGAAAATACATGTACCAGGCTCGGGTCCTCACTGGAGAATATTGTGTTGGGAGCGGAGGACTAATCATTCCACCACCAAAAAGTTCAGCAGATCCTACCAACCTCTATGACAGCGTGGTTGATAACATCAATTCACCAAAGATGTTTGTCATATTTAATGACATTCAGGCATATCCAGAATACCTTATTACTTTCAGGagataa